The DNA sequence caatccgaatccacaatataccggcattcccatgcataccacagcgcagcagcgccagatttccctctaggtaatgtagtgagaaactctatgcctgagctagtgcgctctagactgctactctacactggggaagagggaaggggaatgAAAGTATTGggttggatgatgatgataagagaagtggtgagtgcttacgTACAagagacagttgccttgctagaaccgctcgtcgagcttggtgtcctgcagaaacttcaagaACACTTTAGTTAcacgcattgaagttgcagtgtcacgccatgggccgaggatagctccctccgacagtggttgcctgccaacgctggctaggaaactttctaacgtccttcgctccagcatatatgctgggcaatcgcaaagtatgtgttccagtgtttcaggtatctggcagtgttcacaatcaagACTCAATTGAccgatgaggtgcgcgtagcgacgggtgaaagcaacgccgagccgaatcctgtgtagcaatgacgttttgctTCGTggaagcttcgggggcaaacagaatttaccgtctgggtcgatcatatgtaggcgtctgtgaatgttgtcattgtgggctctgtatgcctttgtaaggtcctgcatgagggCCTTTGACGAGTGTAACGTTtgtaatgtttacggacgctaagaaatagcgttgtcaaacatggcggcacatgcttcagcgtgaattttcgggatggctacgctctcactagcgttgatcgccagtaactattatAATAAGCTTTCGCTTTCGCTAAACTTacctgaaaggttagttatgagcgcatagcccGTCAATTTTCTGAGATCATTCGGTGATTGTGGAGGCTGTAGGCCTAAAGAGACGCGTCCGCATAGCCACAGCGGGATGATCGTTAATGGATTGTCTTGGATTGGATGCGTTTAGCACGAGGCACCAGGTGGTACCCTATTTTATAACGTCTTCTTTACGTTCGCGTTTCCGCACGGTAAACTAAAGGACTTGAAAGGACACGCACCGTAACGTCgcgcaaaggtgcttacgtttaacgtacgtgaGGCGACAAGtcctattctaaaactgtctattgcaTATTGAAGAATCGCAAGTGGTACTGCCGGCCGGATGCTACTAACTACGCCACCGAACAAACTCGAGACaccgaacgcaagcgacaacgacGGACTGCGGACTCACGTACCTGAAATTGAATAGCACGAGTCTTGATGGGCACTTTCAGAAATATGCAATCGGTTCAGCGCTAATAGTAGTTGATAAAGGACAACAAGAAATAGATTGACGGTAGCGCCATACGTTATTCTGGGCGCAGGCACGCACACAGCGACCTCCGGCGGATACTGTATCCTTGAAGAGAAGGATATTAAGATTACGCTGTTCGTACTTGTGTCTTCATTTGAATTTTACCATACACGAAAGCAGCATGAAAACCACATAATCTACGCGATCAGTCATCTGTACGACACAACAACAATCAGCGGGGAGCATGGTATCGCTTGCTATCAGTCTGCAAGGGTTAGTCAAGAATCAAACGGAAATTACACATCTATCTACCTCCTCCCTTCAACTCCGATTCAGGGCAGGATATCCTGCAGTGTTTGCGGTGTCTTCTGACGTTTGGTTTCCGGAAGCAGCCTGATGAGGAAAGTGGCAGTGAACAGCACCGCGAAGTAGAACACGCTGGCAGCAGTTGGGGACACATGCGCTTGCAGTTGCGCCAGAAGGGGCCCCAAGGTAGCCCCGAGCTGCCCGAAGAAATTGGCGACAAAGAACCCTATGCCCCGCACTACGGTCGGGTACAACTCGAGCGTAAACACGTTTACGGCGATGGCTTCCCCGAGGAGCATGCTCACGATTATCTCGCCGAGGATCCATGTTAGGTGCTCTTCGTGCTCGGCCTTGAGGTTACCGTACAAAAGCAACATGCAGCAGGTCAACGGCAGTGCTAGTGTGAGCAAAATCTTGCGTGGACTAGCCAGCAAGAATATCCAGAATAGCAAAATCGAGGCAGCCCTCATTACGGCGAGGAAAAAGAGGTGCGAGGGCTCGTACGACCGCCCGCTCAGGCTCATACCGTACAAGGGCAGCAGAATGCTGAACCAAGTCCAGCAGAGCACAGCGTTTCGCTTCCACAATTCCTTGCTGGCCAAAAAAGTGAGGAAGTTCATTTTCGGCAGTGCCGCTGGGGCCCGAAAGGATGAGACTGTGAAGAACAGGCCCTCCTCGTTGACCTGGTGGTTGTTCCACGCGGCGGCGCGCCGTATCGCCTTCTCGGCCTGCTCGACATTGTTGGATACCAGAAGCCAGCTGATGGACTCGCCCACAAGGTAGAACACTGGCACGAGTGTCATCGTGAGGGAGAAAGTGACCACTTCCAGCGCCTTGTAATTCCGCGGCGGTAGGGTTAGCGTCTGAGCCAGGACGCTCGCAACGACTGTTCCGGTCATGGCCAGGCAGAAATAGCCTTCCCGGTGTTTGTCGCCCGAGTTCTCGAACATAATGACAAGCATAGAGATAGCGAGGACACTCAGCGATGCCGCCAGAAGAATCCGGGCGGCTATGAAGTTGATGAATGTCCGCGCAAGCGTAGCGCCGCCGGCGGATGCCACAGTGAGGACTGTGCAAGCGTAGACAGCGGGCAGCCGGCCAACCCTGTCCGATATCTGGCCGAAAAAGAGCACCGAGATGACGACGCCGATCCTGTTGTAGACGAAGGCGGCGGGCACGTACCAGGCGCGATCGCACACCAGGTTCCACTCGCTGACGATCGTGGTCTCGCTCGGGAGCAGGTCGAACTGCCACTCGGTGCAGGCCACTTCGACGCGCGTGCCATTGACCTCGGGCACTTCGGGTGGGTACATTGTGCACTGGCTGTACGTGCCGTCTGGCCGCAGCGGGATGTTCTCAGCCTTCCAGCGGCTGACGCTCACGTTGGCGTCGGCGGGAGGCCGGCACCAGTACGCCACAGGCAGCAGGAACGTCTGCATGGACGTGTGATGCATTACGACCAGGGCGGACGACAGGTTAGCGAAGGCCACGATGACCCACTGGAACAAGCCGCTGCCCAAGATCCTGTCCATGTCTAAAGGTGGCGAATTAGCCGTGATCGTGTAGGCATGGTGGCGCGGAACGGTCGGGCTACTGGTGTCGGGCTGCAGGTTCGATTCCTCCGACGGGGAGACCGTCTTGCGGAGCACGGAACTGTCGAGCAGGGCGAAATCATCTGGCTGGGTCTCGTCCTTCGCTCTGAAAGGGTCGAAATGCGTCGGTCATTCAATCATTCTTTGCCATATCCGATATGTGCTATTCTAAGCTCTTCGATTTGAAGCTTCGAGCTGTGTTTAAGAATGCCGTCAATATTACGTGCCGCAAGAACAACACCAtcgccaccaaaaaaaaaaagaggacaggAGTAGAAAACGAACGCCGAAGCTTCGCTATCACCGCCTTAACTTAAGTAGCATATGCAGACGAAAGTATTGCGTTAGTAACGTTTGTCTCTTGTTCCTGTCACTGAAGGATGGATGAAAGACTGGGTAGTTCCAAACGCGAGATAGCACCTAATCGTGTTTTCTTGGAGGATGTGGCCCTCCACTGCATGCGTCCCCCATGCTCAACGTATCACGTGCCTgcgtacctggatgactcggtaCTGGTGGCCAGGCCGATGGTCACGAGTTTCTTCTTCGGCGATTCTGGCCGAGCAGGAATCGGCTCCGTGGCTTCTGAGAAGACGATTGCCTTGGACATGCTGCTGTCACCCTGAATGTTTGTGGCGCAGACACACAGTGGAGGATTGAACGTGAATCGAATGGTTAAGAGAAACGGACAAGGAAGAGATGAATTAACAATATGGAGGTTATAACTTACGGGCATTGCCTCTTGCGGCTTGCCTACCGTGAtcgtctgcttcttcttcttcttcgtattGTTCCTGGTCTACAATTGTGGCCTGCCAAATTTAGCAGGAACCGTCAAGAAATATGACGTACGTCCACGTTGATGCATTGGCCAAAGAATATAATTGTAAATGCATTTGTTAGTTTTTGATTGTGGCCATATTACTAGGCAAAGCAGTTATGAGGTAGGAATCGTGGTCGACGTGTCCGTGACATAGTGAGATGGTTATACTGACCACTTTCATGGCACGCGTCGTCGTCGGCTATCTCGGTACGGAATTCGAAATAACTTGTAAAGGCTGCTCAGTCTTATCACCAACTACTCGAGAGAGAGTGAGACGAAAGAGAGTGAAAGACCCGTGGGTGAGCCCATATACGAAAACACACTGGCTGCCCTGGCGAGCGGAAGGAACTAGGAAGGAGCCTTGCGCAACACCATTGAAGCCAAACGAGTCGGCCCAACGCGTGATCGTCATGGCAGAGCGCGCGGTAGGCTTTAGTGCTCTcgttctgcaggcagagccactgCCCAGCAGTCAAAGGAGCGTCCATCGATTAAAAGCTACCGGGAACCAAACATTATCGGCCAATACGCCGATTCCCAGAGGTCTAGAGTTCGGCCGTTTTTTCTCGAGGGAAACAGGGAAGGGAATGGCCGCGCCGAGAGTTATCTTGTCCAGGCTGGCTGAGTGACCTAACGGTCCCTTTGAGCTTTGAGCTCCCATGCTGGATACCGCATGCCGAGATAAGGTGCGGAAGAGAATCAAGTTGATAGAAAGAGAGGCGAAGTTATTATAAAGCGAAGGAAGGTGAATGTACGCACGCATATGTGATGCAGCCCAAGACGTGTCTTGTAACGCACAGTCCGCATGTCCTcaggaggtggtggtggtggtaacaactttattaacaatccggcaaattcgtggcctgggcctaggccgcccccgaggaggtccggagatcctgtctcctcgccgcctcacgggcttgctggatggcccatagttgatttccgaggtttgagctgcgcaacgcggccgtccatcgcgccgcagcttcgtctggggaaactgcattttcttcgcatataacgtcacattcccagagaatgtgtctaagagttgcgtgagccctgctgcatagcttgcagttatcatctgagtagacgtccggatatatcctcctgagatggacggggttggggaaggtctttgtttgtagctgccgccagtctaccgcttgggccctgtcgagtttggggttagggggcggataaacccgccttgagttttgataaaattttgtaatatcacagtatctggtcattctgtccctctctgtccatgcctccgttggatttccaaccccaagagaggatccttcttcgcgggcgcggaacgtgagacctcgcgctacgcggtggacctcctcgttgaggttgggtacgggggtgtcgggggacgtgtgagccgggaaccatataatgtgtcgttcctccgtctcctcggaggtgacatagttcgcgttagctttgagtatagcctcagccttcggcgaaattctgccttgtgcatagtttctgaccgccgtctgcgagtcactgattacgtatctacaactggggttaacgacggctagggctatcgccacc is a window from the Dermacentor albipictus isolate Rhodes 1998 colony chromosome 6, USDA_Dalb.pri_finalv2, whole genome shotgun sequence genome containing:
- the LOC139060842 gene encoding solute carrier family 22 member 7-like; translated protein: MPGDSSMSKAIVFSEATEPIPARPESPKKKLVTIGLATSTESSRAKDETQPDDFALLDSSVLRKTVSPSEESNLQPDTSSPTVPRHHAYTITANSPPLDMDRILGSGLFQWVIVAFANLSSALVVMHHTSMQTFLLPVAYWCRPPADANVSVSRWKAENIPLRPDGTYSQCTMYPPEVPEVNGTRVEVACTEWQFDLLPSETTIVSEWNLVCDRAWYVPAAFVYNRIGVVISVLFFGQISDRVGRLPAVYACTVLTVASAGGATLARTFINFIAARILLAASLSVLAISMLVIMFENSGDKHREGYFCLAMTGTVVASVLAQTLTLPPRNYKALEVVTFSLTMTLVPVFYLVGESISWLLVSNNVEQAEKAIRRAAAWNNHQVNEEGLFFTVSSFRAPAALPKMNFLTFLASKELWKRNAVLCWTWFSILLPLYGMSLSGRSYEPSHLFFLAVMRAASILLFWIFLLASPRKILLTLALPLTCCMLLLYGNLKAEHEEHLTWILGEIIVSMLLGEAIAVNVFTLELYPTVVRGIGFFVANFFGQLGATLGPLLAQLQAHVSPTAASVFYFAVLFTATFLIRLLPETKRQKTPQTLQDILP